One Mangifera indica cultivar Alphonso chromosome 4, CATAS_Mindica_2.1, whole genome shotgun sequence genomic region harbors:
- the LOC123214685 gene encoding bZIP transcription factor 29-like translates to MGDCEEVNGGNTDMMQRIQSSFDTSSSSIPKQQTLLSANQIDIPQLNPNQMRARHFSHFAPNFSGDSNKRVGIPPSHPNQIPPLSPYSLIPVSRPANQQMGSQNFSPGPTHSRSLSQPSSFFSLDSLPPLSPSPFRDSPSTSISDQVSNDVSMEDRDASSHLLLPPSPFTRGNASRVGESLPPRNKHRRSNSDIPFGFSSVMQSSPPLISPRVAGGLERAMSGRENSGVAKPVQLIKKESSWERAGDSIAEGMGERKSEGEVVDDLFSAYMNLDNIDALNSSRTDDKNGNENREDLDSRASGTKTNGGDSSDNEAESSVNESGNNLQRGGMNSSADKREGIKRSAGGDIAPTTRHYRSVSMDSFMGKLNFGDESPKLLPSPGTRPGQLSPSNSNDANSPAFSLEFGNGEFSGAELKKIMANEKLAEIALTDPKRAKRILANRQSAARSKERKMRYISELEHKVQTLQTEATTLSAQLTLLQRDSVGLTNQNNELKFRLQAMEQQAQLRDALNEALTAEVRRLKLATQDLPGDSDPSKGIVSQQLPMNSQMFQPHPQQSSQQNMHQLQQQHRQSHPSINYHQLQSQQPQAQQQNGSTATKPETNQ, encoded by the exons ATGGGTGACTGTGAAGAAGTTAACGGTGGTAACACTGATATGATGCAAAGAATTCAATCTTCATTTGATACTTCGTCCTCTTCTATTCCAAAACAACAAACTTTGTTGTCAGCAAATCAGATTGACATACCTCAATTGAACCCGAATCAAATGCGTGCTCGTCACTTTTCACATTTTGCTCCTAATTTTAGTGGTGATAGTAACAAAAGAGTTGGGATACCACCTTCGCACCCAAATCAAATCCCACCACTCTCTCCATATTCTCTGATCCCGGTGTCTAGGCCTGCGAATCAGCAAATGGGTTCTCAGAATTTTAGCCCGGGGCCTACTCATTCTCGATCTTTATCTCAACCATCATCCTTCTTTTCACTTGATTCTCTTCCCCCATTGAGCCCATCTCCGTTTAGAGACTCACCATCAACGTCAATTTCGGACCAAGTGTCCAATGATGTGTCAATGGAAGATAGGGATGCCAGTTCGCATTTGTTATTGCCACCTTCCCCTTTTACCCGAGGTAATGCTTCAAGAGTTGGTGAAAGTTTGCCCCCACGCAATAAGCATAGAAGGTCTAATAGCGATATCCCATTTGGCTTTTCATCTGTAATGCAATCTTCGCCTCCACTTATTTCACCAAGAGTTGCTGGAGGTCTGGAGAGGGCGATGTCTGGCAGGGAGAATTCAGGGGTTGCTAAGCCGGTGCAGTTGATTAAGAAGGAATCAAGCTGGGAGAGAGCTGGAGATAGCATTGCTGAAGGAATGGGCGAGAGGAAATCGGAAGGGGAAGTTGTGGATGATTTGTTTTCTGCCTATATGAATTTGGATAACATTGACGCCTTGAATTCTTCGAGGACAGATGACAAAAATGGTAATGAGAATCGTGAGGATTTGGACAGCAGAGCAAGTGGGACAAAGACAAATGGAGGTGATAGCAGTGACAATGAAGCAGAAAGTAGTGTCAATGAAAGTGGGAACAACTTGCAGCGAGGAGGAATGAATTCTTCAGCTGATAAGAGGGAAGGGATTAAAAGGAGTGCAGGGGGAGACATTGCTCCTACAACCAGACATTATAGAAGTGTTTCCATGGATAGCTTCATGGGAAAGTTGAACTTTGGTGATGAGTCGCCTAAACTGCTGCCCTCACCAGGAACTCGTCCAGGACAGCTGTCACCCAGCAATTCAAATGATGCCAATTCACCTGCCTTTAGCTTGGAGTTTGGGAATGGTGAGTTTAGTGGGGCAGAACTGAAGAAGATTATGGCTAACGAGAAACTTGCTGAGATTGCATTAACAGACCCAAAGCGTGCAAAgag GATTTTGGCAAATCGCCAGTCAGCTGCTCGCTCCAAAGAACGGAAGATGCGTTATATCTCTGAGTTGGAACACAAGGTGCAGACTCTGCAGACAGAAGCAACCACATTATCTGCCCAGTTGACACTTTTACAG agAGATTCTGTTGGGCTCACAAATCAAAATAACGAATTGAAGTTTCGTCTTCAAGCAATGGAGCAACAAGCACAACTTAGAGATG CTCTGAATGAAGCCTTAACTGCGGAGGTTCGACGACTGAAACTTGCTACACAAGATCTTCCTGGGGATTCTGATCCTTCCAAAGGCATTGTCTCACAGCAGCTTCCAATGAACTCCCAGATGTTCCAGCCACACCCACAGCAGTCTTCTCAACAGAACATGCATCAGTTGCAACAGCAGCATCGGCAATCTCATCCCTCAATCAACTATCATCAGTTGCAATCACAGCAGCCACAAGCACAACAGCAGAATGGGAGCACAGCCACAAAACCTGAAACAAATCAATAG